The following proteins are co-located in the Dietzia timorensis genome:
- a CDS encoding putative glycolipid-binding domain-containing protein, with product MVEVVWTGLEDPSREVCSIESGPQGVVIASRIQGGDSDCSYRLQVTVDWTFESLEIQSNGRDLDLRLTERGWVVDGTQRPDLKDAHEVDISVSPLSNTLPIRRLDLAVGESADITTAYIRVPELDVTTDPQRYTRTDENVYLYESRDSDFRRSVLVDSEGLVIEYPGLFQRERRN from the coding sequence ATGGTTGAGGTTGTGTGGACCGGCTTGGAAGATCCCTCCCGTGAAGTGTGCTCCATCGAGAGTGGACCACAAGGCGTGGTTATCGCCAGCCGCATCCAGGGAGGAGATAGCGACTGTTCGTACAGGCTTCAAGTAACAGTGGATTGGACATTCGAATCCCTGGAAATTCAGTCGAACGGACGCGATCTTGACCTCCGTCTTACGGAGCGTGGCTGGGTCGTCGACGGCACACAACGACCTGACCTGAAGGATGCACACGAGGTCGATATCTCTGTGTCTCCGTTGAGTAATACGCTCCCCATCCGGCGTCTTGACCTAGCGGTGGGAGAGAGCGCAGACATCACAACCGCATATATTCGAGTGCCAGAACTCGACGTCACGACCGATCCACAGCGATACACGAGGACGGACGAAAACGTGTACTTGTACGAATCCCGAGATTCAGACTTTCGCCGGTCCGTTCTCGTGGATTCGGAGGGATTAGTGATCGAGTACCCGGGGCTATTTCAAAGAGAACGTCGCAATTAG
- a CDS encoding DUF1707 SHOCT-like domain-containing protein yields MGDLNDNDRERAAKALEKQVGLGRLTLGEFSDMSGRIWESETAEQLNAILAEAGALPEKGRPIMAEEADSQAVIRRESSAVTIRNVGPVKGWMDDVERKGRWDLTEGAEVFTLMGDIYLDLREAIIDSEITDLKTHSVMGDTRILIPPGVRVELSGSRIMGALKTEEGRYAAPYGPIIRIQADTFIGDVKIRVLEPGQRVPKNWKWF; encoded by the coding sequence ATGGGAGACCTGAACGACAATGATCGTGAACGTGCCGCGAAGGCCCTGGAAAAGCAGGTCGGCCTCGGTCGGTTGACGCTCGGCGAGTTCTCCGACATGTCCGGCAGGATATGGGAGTCGGAGACCGCCGAGCAGCTCAACGCAATCTTGGCCGAGGCCGGCGCGCTGCCTGAAAAGGGCAGGCCGATCATGGCGGAGGAGGCCGACTCGCAGGCGGTCATCCGCCGCGAAAGCTCGGCCGTGACCATCCGCAACGTCGGCCCGGTCAAGGGCTGGATGGACGATGTCGAACGCAAGGGTCGCTGGGACCTCACCGAGGGCGCCGAGGTCTTCACGCTCATGGGCGATATCTACCTCGACCTGCGCGAGGCAATCATCGATTCGGAGATCACCGACCTCAAGACCCATTCGGTCATGGGAGATACCCGCATCCTCATCCCGCCGGGGGTGCGCGTCGAACTCAGCGGCAGCCGCATCATGGGCGCGCTCAAGACCGAGGAGGGGCGGTACGCGGCGCCGTATGGGCCGATCATCCGTATCCAGGCGGATACCTTCATCGGCGATGTCAAGATTCGCGTGCTCGAACCCGGGCAGCGGGTGCCGAAGAACTGGAAGTGGTTCTGA
- a CDS encoding Zn-dependent alcohol dehydrogenase gives MKTKVAVAMEIGKPFELMEAELDGPKDFEVLVKWKVAGLCHSDLHISSGDMPATLPLVVGHEGSGIVEEVGPGVTRVKPGDHVVGSFIPGCGTCGACSRGMSNLCNEGWNGTTGFMADGRLPFKLPGGREAGGMTNLGTFAERAVVKEKSVVPVQEWIPFETAALVGCGVTTGYSSTINTAGVKAGDIVVVFGIGGLGANALQAAKLAGARYVIAIDTDKTKEDVAMKFGATHFFSDPAEAGPVVNELSWGEQADKAIITIGVADAAVTEAAFNLLGKRGVLVLVSMGAMDNYSVHIPGLFLCQFEKVIKGSLFGSANANYEIPDLLKLWDQKHIMLDELVSHRFTLDQVNEGYEMMETPGSGLLRGLIIHDD, from the coding sequence GTGAAAACCAAGGTCGCCGTCGCGATGGAAATCGGTAAGCCGTTCGAGCTCATGGAGGCCGAACTCGACGGTCCCAAGGATTTCGAGGTACTCGTCAAGTGGAAGGTCGCCGGCCTGTGCCATTCCGATCTCCACATCTCCTCCGGTGATATGCCGGCCACGCTTCCGCTGGTTGTCGGCCATGAGGGGTCGGGCATCGTGGAGGAGGTCGGGCCCGGCGTCACGCGCGTCAAGCCTGGTGATCACGTGGTCGGCTCCTTCATTCCGGGCTGCGGCACGTGTGGCGCGTGCTCGCGCGGCATGTCGAATCTGTGCAACGAGGGCTGGAACGGCACCACCGGCTTCATGGCCGATGGCCGGCTTCCGTTCAAGCTTCCCGGCGGCCGTGAGGCCGGCGGGATGACGAACCTCGGCACGTTCGCCGAGCGCGCGGTCGTCAAGGAAAAGTCCGTCGTGCCGGTCCAGGAATGGATTCCGTTCGAGACGGCGGCGCTCGTCGGCTGTGGTGTGACCACCGGGTACTCCTCGACGATCAACACTGCGGGCGTCAAGGCCGGCGACATCGTCGTCGTATTCGGTATCGGCGGGCTCGGCGCCAACGCGTTGCAGGCCGCGAAGCTCGCCGGTGCTCGCTACGTCATCGCCATCGACACCGATAAGACGAAGGAAGACGTCGCGATGAAGTTCGGCGCGACGCACTTCTTTTCCGACCCGGCCGAAGCTGGCCCTGTGGTCAACGAACTGAGCTGGGGCGAGCAGGCCGACAAGGCGATCATCACCATCGGCGTCGCCGACGCGGCGGTCACCGAGGCCGCGTTCAACCTGCTCGGCAAGCGCGGCGTGCTCGTGCTCGTGTCGATGGGAGCGATGGACAACTACTCGGTGCACATCCCGGGGCTGTTCCTGTGCCAGTTCGAGAAGGTGATCAAGGGCTCGCTCTTCGGTTCGGCCAACGCGAACTACGAGATCCCGGACCTACTCAAGCTGTGGGACCAGAAGCACATAATGCTCGACGAACTCGTGTCCCACCGGTTCACACTCGACCAGGTCAACGAGGGATACGAGATGATGGAGACGCCTGGCTCCGGCCTTCTTCGCGGGCTGATCATCCACGACGACTAG
- the trxA gene encoding thioredoxin, with protein MATVDVTSSEFEKTVTENDIVLVDFWASWCGPCRSFAPTYEKTSENHEDVVFAKIDTEAEQDLAAQLQIQAIPTLMAFREGVAVYRNSGVESAARLEELIGKIKELDMDQVRKAIEEETAKAAQGNS; from the coding sequence ATGGCAACCGTGGACGTCACCAGCAGCGAATTCGAGAAGACGGTCACCGAGAACGACATCGTCCTCGTCGACTTCTGGGCTTCCTGGTGCGGACCGTGCCGTTCGTTCGCACCGACGTACGAGAAGACCTCCGAGAACCATGAGGACGTCGTGTTCGCGAAGATCGATACCGAGGCCGAGCAGGATCTCGCGGCCCAGCTGCAGATCCAGGCGATCCCCACCCTCATGGCTTTCCGCGAGGGCGTGGCCGTATACCGTAACTCCGGCGTCGAGTCCGCCGCCCGCCTCGAAGAGCTCATCGGCAAGATCAAAGAGCTCGACATGGATCAGGTGCGTAAGGCCATCGAGGAAGAGACCGCGAAGGCGGCTCAGGGCAACTCCTAG
- a CDS encoding alpha/beta fold hydrolase → MSTATGSQPQVEAFTVRGAVGKIAGDRWSPPQHAERRDKAGNPKPPVLMLHGGAQTRHSWNRAATALAGDGYEVITLDARGHGDSEWAPDGDYDIFAMADDLVLAVGQLFDGARPVLVGASLGGITALIALGRGDDVGGALVLVDVAPKLEREGVERVGAFMRSGVEGFDSLEQVADMVAEYQPHRPRPKNIDGLRKNLRQKSDGRWYWHWDPRFADNANGDNAALGAEVLGRYASCVQVPTMMLRGSNSDVIAEDAGDALRKQIPHVYTRSVAEAGHMLVGDDNAVFLGNLGWFLDEIAGPRAEQAGRAES, encoded by the coding sequence ATGTCGACTGCGACCGGATCACAACCCCAGGTGGAGGCCTTCACGGTGCGCGGGGCCGTGGGAAAGATCGCCGGGGACCGCTGGAGCCCGCCGCAGCACGCGGAGCGACGCGACAAGGCCGGGAACCCGAAACCTCCGGTGCTGATGCTCCACGGCGGAGCGCAGACGCGACACTCGTGGAACCGCGCGGCGACCGCGCTCGCCGGCGACGGCTACGAGGTGATCACCCTCGACGCGCGCGGCCACGGCGACAGCGAGTGGGCGCCCGATGGCGACTACGACATCTTCGCGATGGCCGACGACCTCGTTCTCGCCGTCGGCCAGCTCTTCGACGGTGCGCGCCCGGTGCTCGTCGGCGCCTCGCTCGGCGGGATCACCGCGCTCATCGCCCTGGGGCGCGGGGATGACGTCGGAGGTGCCCTCGTTCTCGTCGACGTGGCGCCCAAGCTCGAACGAGAGGGGGTCGAGCGCGTCGGCGCCTTCATGCGTTCCGGGGTCGAGGGCTTCGATTCCCTCGAGCAGGTGGCCGATATGGTCGCCGAGTACCAACCGCACCGGCCGCGCCCGAAGAACATCGACGGGCTGCGAAAGAACCTGCGACAAAAGTCCGATGGACGCTGGTACTGGCACTGGGACCCGCGCTTCGCGGACAATGCCAACGGGGACAACGCGGCGCTCGGTGCCGAGGTGCTGGGCCGGTATGCGAGCTGTGTGCAGGTACCGACGATGATGCTGCGCGGTTCGAATTCCGACGTGATCGCCGAGGACGCGGGGGATGCGCTGCGCAAGCAGATCCCGCACGTCTATACGCGATCGGTCGCCGAGGCGGGGCATATGCTCGTCGGCGACGACAATGCGGTGTTCCTCGGTAACCTCGGTTGGTTCCTCGACGAGATCGCCGGCCCGCGAGCCGAACAAGCCGGTCGCGCGGAAAGTTAA
- a CDS encoding GMC oxidoreductase, producing the protein MISYSSGAPRLPDVIIVGAGPAGAVLARRLADAGAEVRVLEAGPDTRETPRQPAALLPLSGDEPAARQIAARGRAGETVSVWRGRGPGGSGAINGAAWTPAPADVVKTWPGCTADRYARALGRAESVMLPVEVSPSPLAVTLSGVLGEPMAPGRLTVEPDGRRRDPWTAYCPERAGATLHCSAGVRELLLSGSDAAGPGGSIRAEGVVLDDGERLYGGEVVLAAGAIDTARLLRRAAANPVVQAHPEVRSTLSSAGRDAREHPETLLDLPGSLHTLLHEAPAGILGARIPLTIAGRRMEVRPYERPFHAAIPGLPEASAQIGVALLDPRSVSIVEDDRLTLSAVTDDSDREVLDAGAGLVADALATLAEARGGLAVGEVRRHTGYSQHLYATAPMGQVTDADGRVEGLDGLRVADAAILPPGLGAGPYASVFAVAEAVAESIAAGSRAGLAR; encoded by the coding sequence CGGAGCCGGGCCCGCGGGAGCCGTGCTCGCCCGGCGGCTCGCGGACGCCGGAGCCGAGGTGAGGGTGCTCGAGGCCGGGCCGGACACGCGCGAGACGCCCCGGCAGCCCGCGGCTCTACTTCCGTTGAGTGGGGACGAGCCCGCGGCCCGGCAGATCGCTGCGCGCGGTCGCGCCGGAGAGACAGTGTCCGTCTGGCGCGGCCGCGGTCCGGGAGGTTCCGGCGCGATCAACGGGGCCGCGTGGACTCCCGCGCCCGCCGACGTCGTCAAAACCTGGCCGGGATGTACCGCCGATCGTTATGCCCGGGCACTCGGCCGCGCCGAAAGCGTGATGTTGCCCGTAGAGGTTTCGCCCTCGCCGCTGGCAGTAACATTGTCCGGCGTTCTCGGAGAACCTATGGCGCCCGGTCGACTCACCGTTGAGCCCGACGGGCGCCGCCGCGATCCATGGACCGCATATTGCCCCGAACGTGCGGGAGCGACACTTCACTGCAGCGCAGGTGTACGCGAGCTGCTTCTTTCGGGCTCCGATGCCGCAGGACCGGGCGGCTCGATTCGGGCCGAGGGGGTTGTGCTGGATGACGGCGAACGACTGTACGGCGGAGAGGTTGTACTCGCGGCCGGCGCAATAGACACCGCGCGGCTGCTTCGACGAGCCGCCGCGAACCCCGTGGTACAGGCTCACCCGGAAGTGCGTTCCACATTGAGTTCGGCGGGGCGCGACGCGCGCGAACACCCGGAGACTCTTCTCGACCTGCCCGGTTCATTGCACACACTGCTGCACGAGGCGCCGGCGGGGATACTCGGCGCACGCATTCCGCTGACAATCGCTGGACGCCGCATGGAAGTGCGCCCCTACGAGCGGCCCTTCCACGCCGCGATCCCAGGTCTGCCGGAGGCCTCGGCCCAGATCGGCGTGGCCCTGCTTGATCCGCGCTCGGTGAGCATCGTCGAGGACGACAGGCTCACGCTCTCGGCAGTTACGGACGACTCCGACCGCGAGGTACTGGACGCGGGCGCCGGCCTCGTGGCGGATGCCCTGGCCACGCTGGCAGAAGCCCGCGGCGGCCTGGCGGTGGGGGAGGTCCGACGTCATACCGGGTACTCCCAGCACCTCTACGCCACCGCCCCCATGGGACAGGTGACCGATGCGGACGGGCGCGTCGAGGGGCTGGACGGGCTGCGCGTCGCGGACGCGGCGATCCTGCCGCCGGGGCTGGGCGCGGGCCCGTATGCGAGCGTGTTCGCGGTCGCCGAAGCGGTGGCGGAGTCGATCGCCGCGGGCAGCCGGGCCGGTCTCGCGCGGTAG